From a region of the Halomonas sp. HL-93 genome:
- the ppk1 gene encoding polyphosphate kinase 1 — MDDQVTDNSPYPLHDHGGGDNESSPLRVNRTPTGVQARDALPETDLDDPQLYFNRELSHLQFNIRVLEQALDDAHPLLNRLMFLLIFSSNMDEFFEIRVAGLKHQIALGDDTTGADGRLPKAVLAEISDIAHAQIVRQYEILNDTLLPALEAQGLRFRRRDQWTKAQKDWVQELFNNDIMPVISPIGLDPSHPFPRLVNKSLNFIVELEGKDAFGRAGGMAILPAPRSLPRLMALPKHLCSEGFTEYVFLSSMIHAHAEELFPGMKVRGCYQFRLTRNADMSVDPEEVSDLASALRGELLARRYGSGVRLEVADNCPDDLTNFLLRQFSLENGDLYRVQGPVNLTRMMSVLGDVDRPELLYRPYSPGVPKALKGGSLFDAIAKQDLLLHHPFQSFSPIEDLLSEAARDPDVLAIKQTLYRTGADSPIVSALVDAASQGKEVTVVIELRARFDEADNLQLASRLQEAGAIVIYGIMAYKIHAKMLHIVRRERGELRHYAHLGTGNYHSKTAKLYTDYSLLTANKALCADVHRVFQQLSGMGRARKIDTLLHAPFTLHDRLMEMIDREAQVASKGKRAHIIIKCNSLTEPQLIKALYRASQAGVECDLIIRGMCCLKPGVPGVSDNIRVRSIIGRFLEHTRVFHFHNDGKPEIWCSSADLMSRNMFHRVETCFPLLDKKLATRVRKDLETYLVDNCQSWLLQSDGSYHLQDPGGGDAISAQETLLYAYATKS; from the coding sequence ATGGACGATCAGGTCACTGATAATTCGCCCTACCCACTCCATGATCATGGCGGCGGTGATAATGAGTCCTCCCCGCTGCGCGTCAATCGCACGCCCACGGGTGTGCAGGCGCGCGACGCACTGCCAGAAACCGACCTGGACGATCCGCAACTCTATTTCAACCGTGAGCTATCGCACCTGCAGTTCAATATTCGCGTATTGGAACAGGCGCTTGATGACGCGCACCCACTGCTCAACCGGCTGATGTTCTTACTGATTTTCTCATCCAACATGGATGAGTTCTTCGAAATTCGTGTCGCCGGGCTTAAGCACCAAATCGCCCTGGGCGACGATACGACGGGCGCTGATGGGCGGCTTCCCAAGGCGGTGCTTGCCGAAATTTCCGACATCGCCCACGCGCAAATCGTCCGGCAGTATGAAATCCTCAACGATACCTTGCTGCCCGCCCTGGAAGCCCAAGGTCTGCGGTTTCGCCGCCGCGATCAGTGGACCAAGGCGCAAAAGGACTGGGTCCAGGAACTGTTCAACAACGACATCATGCCGGTGATCAGCCCTATCGGGCTGGACCCTTCGCATCCCTTCCCGCGCCTGGTCAACAAAAGCCTCAACTTCATCGTCGAGCTTGAAGGCAAGGATGCCTTCGGCCGTGCCGGGGGCATGGCGATTCTGCCCGCCCCCCGTTCGCTGCCGCGCCTGATGGCCCTGCCCAAGCACCTGTGCAGCGAAGGCTTCACTGAGTACGTATTCCTCTCCTCGATGATTCACGCCCATGCCGAGGAGCTGTTCCCGGGCATGAAGGTGCGCGGCTGCTACCAGTTCCGCCTGACGCGCAATGCCGACATGAGCGTCGATCCGGAAGAGGTCTCCGACCTGGCCTCGGCGCTGCGTGGCGAACTGTTGGCTCGGCGCTACGGCAGTGGCGTGCGGCTGGAAGTCGCCGATAACTGCCCGGACGACCTGACCAACTTCCTGCTGCGCCAGTTTAGCCTCGAGAACGGCGACCTGTACCGCGTGCAAGGCCCGGTCAACCTGACCCGGATGATGTCGGTGCTGGGCGATGTCGACCGCCCCGAGCTGCTCTACAGGCCCTACTCGCCCGGCGTGCCCAAGGCGCTGAAAGGCGGCAGTCTGTTTGACGCCATCGCCAAACAGGACCTGCTGCTGCATCATCCTTTTCAGTCGTTTTCACCCATCGAGGACCTGCTAAGCGAGGCCGCGCGCGACCCTGACGTTCTGGCCATCAAACAGACACTCTACCGCACCGGCGCCGACTCACCCATCGTCAGTGCGCTGGTCGATGCCGCTAGCCAGGGCAAGGAAGTCACCGTGGTCATCGAGCTGCGCGCACGCTTTGATGAAGCCGACAACCTCCAACTGGCTTCGCGCCTTCAGGAAGCCGGCGCCATCGTGATTTACGGCATCATGGCCTACAAGATCCACGCCAAGATGCTGCATATCGTGCGCCGCGAGCGGGGCGAACTGCGCCACTACGCGCACCTGGGCACCGGCAACTACCATTCCAAGACCGCCAAACTGTACACCGACTACAGTCTGCTGACCGCCAACAAGGCGCTGTGCGCCGACGTTCATCGGGTGTTTCAGCAGCTGTCGGGAATGGGCCGCGCGCGCAAGATCGATACGCTGCTCCACGCGCCGTTTACGCTACACGACCGGTTAATGGAAATGATCGACCGTGAAGCCCAGGTGGCAAGCAAGGGAAAACGCGCCCATATCATCATCAAGTGCAACTCGCTGACCGAGCCGCAGCTGATCAAGGCGCTTTATCGTGCTTCCCAGGCAGGCGTGGAGTGCGACCTGATCATTCGCGGCATGTGCTGCCTGAAGCCCGGCGTACCGGGGGTGTCGGACAACATTCGCGTTCGCTCGATCATTGGACGCTTTCTGGAGCACACCCGGGTTTTCCATTTTCATAACGACGGCAAGCCGGAAATCTGGTGCTCGAGCGCTGACCTTATGTCACGCAACATGTTTCACCGCGTGGAAACCTGCTTTCCCCTGCTCGATAAGAAGCTCGCCACCCGGGTCCGCAAGGACCTGGAAACCTACCTGGTGGATAACTGCCAAAGCTGGCTGCTCCAGAGCGACGGCAGCTACCATCTTCAGGACCCGGGCGGCGGTGATGCCATTAGCGCTCAGGAAACGCTGCTTTACGCCTACGCCACCAAGAGCTGA
- the metE gene encoding 5-methyltetrahydropteroyltriglutamate--homocysteine S-methyltransferase — MTVSHILGYPRIGAQRELKKATEAYWQGDCSRQTLEATGRELRLRHWRDQQAAGLDLVSVGDFAFYDQVLNVSVLLGAVPERFNASREVAAGDVDLDAAFRMARGRAPSGEPAPACEMTKYFDTNYHYLVPELYEGQRFALSSSRLFDEVDEALRAGFTPKVTLTGPLTWLWLGKAKGSEFDRLTLLDSVLDVYSEVLARLATQGVEWVQLDEPALVQDLPPAWQQAFERAYHRLQSAPLKLMVASYFGGLDDNLSLATRLPVEGLHIDAVRAPQQVDQVIDRLGPHQVLSVGVIDGRNIWRADLAALLERLRPLKVRLGRRLWLAPSCSLLHVPVDLAQETELDESLVSWLAFARQKLDEVVTLARLLDHRTTDLDKQRLAAATQALDARRDSARIHQAAVNRRVAAVTPGDSQRRSVYAERAKVQRRTLALPLFPTTTIGSFPQTHDIRAARRAFKAGSLSQANYEAQMRAEIAYAVERQEALGLDVLVHGEAERNDMVEYFGEQLDGFAFTRFGWVQSYGSRCVKPPIIFGDVTRPAAMTVRWSAYAQTLTDKPMKGMLTGPVTILQWSFVRDDQPRETTCRQIALALRDEVLDLERAGIRIIQIDEPALREGLPLRQSAWQGYLDWAVECFRLSAAGVDDATQIHTHMCYSAFNDIIGAIAALDADVITIETSRSDMELLEVFQDFAYPNDIGPGVYDIHTPNIPDVAWMVALMEKALDKLPAERLWVNPDCGLKTRGWAEVEPALANMVEAARQLRARYA; from the coding sequence ATGACAGTTTCTCATATTCTCGGCTATCCCCGTATTGGTGCCCAGCGTGAGCTTAAAAAAGCCACCGAGGCCTACTGGCAGGGCGACTGCTCTCGTCAGACCCTCGAAGCGACCGGCCGTGAGCTGCGGCTACGCCACTGGCGCGACCAGCAGGCCGCCGGGCTTGATCTGGTCAGCGTCGGCGATTTCGCATTTTATGATCAGGTGCTGAATGTTTCCGTACTGCTGGGTGCGGTGCCCGAGCGCTTCAATGCGAGCCGCGAAGTGGCGGCAGGCGACGTTGACCTGGATGCCGCCTTTCGCATGGCACGGGGGCGCGCACCCAGCGGTGAGCCTGCGCCCGCCTGCGAAATGACCAAGTACTTCGATACCAACTATCACTACCTGGTCCCCGAGCTATACGAAGGGCAGCGCTTTGCGCTTTCCTCCAGTCGGCTCTTCGACGAAGTCGATGAAGCCCTGCGCGCCGGGTTTACCCCCAAGGTCACCCTTACCGGACCGCTGACCTGGTTGTGGTTAGGCAAAGCCAAAGGCAGTGAGTTTGATCGCCTGACGCTGCTCGACAGCGTCCTGGACGTTTACAGTGAAGTGCTGGCACGGCTTGCCACCCAGGGCGTTGAGTGGGTGCAGCTGGATGAGCCTGCGCTGGTGCAGGACCTGCCCCCAGCCTGGCAACAGGCCTTCGAGCGCGCCTACCATCGATTGCAGTCCGCACCCTTGAAGCTGATGGTGGCCAGCTACTTTGGCGGCCTGGACGATAACCTGTCGCTGGCAACCCGGCTGCCGGTGGAGGGGCTACACATTGATGCGGTGCGCGCGCCGCAACAGGTCGACCAGGTGATTGACCGTCTGGGGCCTCATCAGGTGCTGTCGGTGGGCGTTATCGACGGGCGCAATATCTGGCGCGCCGACCTTGCGGCGCTGCTTGAGCGCTTGCGCCCGCTCAAGGTACGCCTGGGGAGGCGGCTCTGGCTGGCGCCCAGCTGTTCGCTGCTGCACGTGCCCGTGGACCTGGCCCAGGAAACCGAACTCGATGAATCGCTGGTCAGCTGGCTGGCCTTTGCCCGCCAGAAACTTGATGAGGTGGTGACCCTGGCCCGCCTGCTCGATCACCGGACGACCGACCTGGACAAGCAGCGGTTAGCGGCGGCCACCCAGGCGCTGGATGCCCGGCGTGATTCAGCGCGCATCCACCAGGCAGCGGTGAATCGACGCGTGGCGGCGGTGACGCCCGGCGACAGCCAGCGTCGCTCTGTTTATGCCGAGCGGGCGAAAGTACAGCGCCGGACGCTGGCGCTGCCGCTGTTTCCGACTACCACGATTGGCTCGTTCCCGCAGACCCATGATATCCGTGCGGCGCGGCGGGCGTTCAAAGCCGGCTCCTTGAGCCAGGCCAACTACGAAGCGCAGATGCGTGCAGAGATTGCCTATGCCGTCGAGCGCCAGGAAGCCCTGGGCCTTGACGTGCTGGTGCACGGCGAAGCCGAGCGTAACGACATGGTGGAATACTTTGGCGAACAGCTGGATGGCTTTGCCTTTACCCGCTTTGGCTGGGTGCAAAGCTACGGCTCCCGGTGCGTCAAACCGCCGATCATCTTCGGCGATGTGACGCGCCCGGCGGCCATGACCGTGCGCTGGAGTGCGTACGCGCAAACGCTCACCGATAAACCCATGAAGGGCATGCTGACCGGCCCGGTGACCATCCTGCAGTGGTCCTTTGTACGCGACGATCAGCCGCGTGAGACCACCTGCCGGCAGATCGCTCTAGCGCTGCGCGACGAAGTCTTGGACCTGGAACGTGCGGGTATCCGGATCATTCAGATCGACGAGCCCGCACTGCGCGAGGGGCTGCCGCTGCGCCAGAGCGCATGGCAGGGCTATCTGGACTGGGCGGTGGAATGCTTCCGGTTAAGCGCCGCCGGCGTTGACGATGCCACCCAAATCCATACGCATATGTGCTATTCGGCGTTCAACGATATTATCGGCGCGATCGCGGCACTGGATGCCGACGTGATCACCATCGAAACGTCGCGCTCGGATATGGAGCTGCTGGAGGTCTTCCAGGACTTTGCCTATCCGAACGACATTGGCCCCGGCGTTTACGACATCCACACGCCGAATATCCCCGACGTGGCCTGGATGGTGGCGCTGATGGAAAAAGCGCTGGACAAGCTTCCCGCCGAGCGGCTGTGGGTCAACCCGGACTGCGGCTTGAAAACCCGTGGCTGGGCGGAAGTGGAGCCTGCGCTGGCCAATATGGTCGAGGCGGCCAGGCAACTGCGCGCGCGTTACGCCTGA
- a CDS encoding LysR family transcriptional regulator — protein sequence MIELRHLRTLLALRETGSLVEAAERVHLTQSALSHQLKDLENRADSPLFVRKTRPVEFTRAGLRLLALADQILPEVRKAERDLARMAGTELGRLHMAIECHSCFQWLMPTVDYFRDHWPEVEIDIPSGHHFDPLPALAREQLDLVITADPQPLDGVHYAPLFRYEGLLAVARQHPFAAYSFVTPEALAEETLITYPVEQSRLDVFTQFLTPAEVRPREIRTAELTIMMMQLVASGRGVCALPNWALTEYLERDYVSAVKLGEQGVWSTLYAAVREETLEAPWMQDFLRTAKETSFAVLSGIKPATRDAESAA from the coding sequence ATGATTGAATTGCGCCATTTACGCACCCTCCTCGCGCTGCGCGAGACCGGCTCACTGGTTGAGGCCGCTGAGCGGGTACACCTCACCCAGTCGGCACTCTCGCACCAGCTGAAAGACCTAGAGAACCGTGCGGATAGCCCGCTGTTTGTACGCAAGACCCGTCCGGTTGAATTTACCCGCGCCGGGCTAAGGCTGCTGGCACTCGCCGACCAGATTCTGCCCGAAGTGCGCAAAGCCGAGCGTGACCTGGCACGCATGGCGGGGACGGAACTTGGCCGGCTGCACATGGCTATCGAATGCCACAGCTGTTTTCAGTGGCTGATGCCCACGGTGGATTACTTTCGCGACCATTGGCCCGAGGTGGAAATCGACATCCCCAGCGGCCATCATTTCGACCCGCTACCCGCCCTGGCACGCGAGCAGTTGGACCTGGTCATCACCGCCGACCCACAGCCCCTGGACGGCGTTCACTACGCGCCTCTGTTCCGCTACGAGGGGTTACTGGCGGTTGCCCGTCAGCATCCATTTGCCGCGTATAGCTTCGTCACGCCCGAGGCATTGGCCGAGGAAACCCTGATCACCTACCCGGTCGAGCAATCCCGGCTGGACGTTTTCACCCAGTTTTTGACACCCGCCGAGGTACGCCCGCGGGAAATCCGCACGGCCGAGCTTACGATCATGATGATGCAGCTGGTCGCCAGCGGGCGGGGTGTCTGCGCGCTGCCCAACTGGGCGCTCACCGAATACCTGGAGCGCGACTACGTCAGCGCGGTCAAACTCGGCGAACAGGGGGTGTGGAGTACGCTCTACGCGGCCGTTCGGGAGGAGACGCTGGAGGCGCCGTGGATGCAGGATTTTCTGCGCACGGCGAAAGAAACCTCGTTTGCCGTATTGAGTGGTATCAAACCGGCGACTCGCGACGCGGAATCAGCAGCGTAA